A part of bacterium genomic DNA contains:
- the dinB gene encoding DNA polymerase IV, translating to MLRWIAHLDMDCFFVSVERLLDPSLAGRPVVVGGDPGGRGVVASASYEARRFGVRSAMASRHAKQLCPHLIFVPGHHRLYGEHHRKVRTILERWAPVVEAASIDEFYLDFTGCNLIYDGGVFPLLRRIRARIADELGLPSSAGLAGNRLVAKIGSRLAKPAGVAWIPHGAEADILAPLPVRALPGVGPVTAAALQRLGVTSIGQLASMPANALAAALGSWGPDLARRARGESDSPVGEGGERKSVGHETTFDEDTADPVLLEATLCRLVGKAAHRLRRTGMKAGGITVKVRYADFRTVTRSRALPAGSDRDGDLLAAARELLLGAAGARVRVRLIGISLERLRSSGEQLGLFGAARDARRAALYPAVDRLREKYGFGALELATSSLHGRGNGGII from the coding sequence GTGCTGCGCTGGATCGCGCACCTCGACATGGACTGCTTCTTCGTGTCGGTGGAGCGTCTTCTGGATCCGTCCCTGGCCGGCAGGCCCGTCGTGGTCGGCGGCGATCCGGGCGGGCGCGGCGTCGTGGCATCCGCGTCCTACGAGGCGCGACGCTTCGGCGTACGCTCCGCCATGGCCTCGCGGCACGCGAAGCAGCTCTGCCCGCACCTGATCTTCGTTCCCGGCCATCACCGGCTCTACGGGGAGCACCACCGGAAGGTGCGCACGATCCTCGAGCGCTGGGCCCCGGTGGTCGAGGCGGCGTCGATCGACGAGTTCTACCTCGACTTCACCGGGTGCAACCTGATCTACGATGGCGGCGTCTTCCCGCTGCTGCGGCGCATCCGCGCCCGGATCGCCGACGAGCTGGGGTTGCCCTCGTCCGCGGGTCTCGCCGGGAACAGGCTGGTGGCGAAGATCGGCTCGCGCCTCGCGAAGCCAGCCGGGGTGGCGTGGATCCCGCACGGCGCGGAAGCCGACATCCTGGCTCCGCTGCCGGTACGGGCGCTCCCGGGCGTCGGCCCGGTCACCGCCGCCGCGCTGCAGCGCCTGGGCGTCACCAGCATCGGCCAGCTGGCGTCCATGCCGGCCAATGCCCTCGCCGCGGCGCTCGGCTCCTGGGGGCCGGACCTGGCCCGCAGGGCGCGTGGCGAATCGGATTCGCCGGTCGGCGAGGGCGGCGAGCGCAAGAGCGTCGGCCACGAAACGACGTTCGACGAGGACACGGCCGACCCCGTGCTTCTCGAAGCCACACTGTGCCGGCTGGTCGGCAAGGCGGCGCACCGTCTGCGCCGGACAGGCATGAAGGCCGGGGGCATCACGGTCAAGGTGCGCTACGCCGACTTCCGCACGGTGACCCGCAGCCGCGCGCTGCCCGCCGGATCCGACCGCGACGGCGACCTGCTCGCCGCGGCGCGCGAGCTGCTGCTCGGCGCTGCCGGCGCGCGCGTGCGAGTGCGGCTGATCGGCATCTCCCTCGAGCGCCTGCGCTCTTCGGGCGAGCAGCTCGGCCTGTTTGGCGCGGCGCGCGACGCGCGACGCGCGGCGCTCTACCCGGCGGTCGACCGCCTGCGCGAGAAGTACGGGTTCGGCGCGCTCGAGCTGGCCACGTCGAGTCTGCATGGGCGCGGCAACGGCGGCATCATTTGA
- a CDS encoding AcvB/VirJ family lysyl-phosphatidylglycerol hydrolase — translation MRKACAVLGALLLCAAPALAAEETVHYGRFGPVVLYSRAPVPSRVVLFISGDGGWNLGVVDMARELAGLDALVVGIDITRYLKNLAQGDGACSYPAADFEALSKFVQKRRGFPRYVPPVLVGYSSGATLVYAVLVQAPAGTFQGGVSLGFCPDLQLAKPLCRGAGGLAWKGPDSKHTYWFGPSAGLATPWIALQGTIDQVCEPAATEAYVRKVGRASIVLLPKVGHGFSVPRNWMPQFREAFARLVAAAEPAASPAPLASAEPKEMTRASVAGLPLVEVPSADPGDTLALMVSGDGGWAGLDRELAAVLARRGVPVVGLDTLQYFWSAKSPDAAAADAERILRHYLAAWRREKVLLIGYSFGADVLPFIASRLPGDLAARVRLVALLGPARSAQFEFHILEWVSDRGGKDDLPVLPEIGKLGALRVLCLDAQETRDSPCASLAPGQGRAVTLKGGHHFGGDYAGIAEIILSELK, via the coding sequence ATGAGAAAGGCGTGTGCCGTCCTCGGCGCGCTGCTGCTGTGCGCGGCGCCCGCGCTGGCCGCGGAGGAGACCGTGCACTACGGCCGCTTCGGCCCGGTCGTGCTTTACAGCCGGGCGCCCGTCCCGTCGCGAGTCGTGCTCTTCATCTCCGGCGACGGGGGCTGGAACCTCGGCGTGGTGGACATGGCGCGCGAGCTCGCGGGCCTGGACGCGCTGGTCGTGGGGATCGACATCACGCGTTACCTGAAGAACCTCGCCCAGGGCGATGGAGCCTGCTCCTACCCCGCGGCGGACTTCGAGGCGCTGAGCAAGTTCGTGCAGAAGAGGCGCGGCTTCCCGCGTTACGTGCCCCCGGTCCTCGTCGGGTACTCCTCCGGTGCGACGCTCGTCTACGCCGTGCTCGTGCAGGCCCCGGCCGGCACGTTCCAGGGCGGGGTCAGCCTCGGATTCTGCCCGGACCTGCAGCTGGCGAAGCCGCTCTGCAGGGGCGCCGGGGGCCTCGCGTGGAAGGGGCCCGACAGCAAGCACACCTACTGGTTCGGGCCGTCGGCGGGGCTCGCGACACCCTGGATCGCCCTTCAGGGGACCATCGACCAGGTCTGCGAGCCCGCGGCAACGGAAGCCTACGTCCGCAAGGTCGGCCGCGCCTCGATCGTCCTGCTGCCCAAGGTGGGGCACGGCTTCTCGGTGCCGCGCAACTGGATGCCGCAGTTCAGGGAGGCGTTCGCGCGGCTGGTCGCGGCCGCGGAACCCGCCGCGTCCCCGGCGCCGCTGGCGTCGGCCGAGCCGAAGGAGATGACGCGCGCATCGGTCGCGGGGCTGCCGCTGGTCGAGGTGCCGAGCGCGGACCCCGGGGACACGCTGGCGCTCATGGTCAGCGGCGACGGCGGCTGGGCCGGCCTCGACCGCGAGCTGGCCGCCGTCCTCGCCCGCCGGGGCGTCCCCGTGGTCGGGCTCGACACGCTGCAGTACTTCTGGAGCGCGAAGAGCCCCGACGCGGCGGCGGCCGACGCGGAGCGGATCCTGCGACACTACCTGGCGGCGTGGCGCCGCGAGAAGGTGCTCCTGATCGGCTACTCCTTCGGTGCGGACGTGCTGCCCTTCATCGCCAGCCGGCTGCCGGGGGATCTCGCCGCCCGTGTGCGCCTCGTGGCGCTGCTGGGGCCTGCGCGCTCGGCGCAGTTCGAGTTCCACATTCTTGAGTGGGTCTCGGATCGCGGCGGCAAGGACGACCTCCCCGTCCTGCCGGAGATCGGCAAGCTCGGCGCGTTGCGGGTGCTCTGCCTGGACGCGCAGGAGACCCGGGACTCACCGTGTGCCTCCCTCGCGCCCGGGCAGGGACGCGCCGTGACGCTCAAGGGCGGGCACCACTTCGGCGGCGACTACGCCGGGATCGCGGAGATCATCCTCTCGGAGCTCAAATGA
- a CDS encoding rhodanese-like domain-containing protein, with protein MNRTLLACLTATMILQMPGVSAATTEEGEKKVFEELSALIPKDRMVSVDDLYKKWLEVQEKKSKAIIIDIRTHDEFDNGHLLGSNNVDSGHAYTVPKTWPDAETEIWVLCRTKHRATYFGSFLYRYGYKNVFVVDGGIAAWAEKGYPLVSEYLGEIKVIKYNKQLKEEYQVRQGH; from the coding sequence ATGAACAGGACCCTTTTGGCGTGCCTCACCGCCACCATGATACTGCAGATGCCTGGCGTCTCCGCCGCGACAACCGAGGAAGGCGAGAAGAAGGTCTTTGAGGAACTGTCCGCGCTGATTCCGAAAGACCGGATGGTCTCGGTCGACGACCTCTACAAGAAGTGGCTGGAAGTCCAGGAGAAGAAGAGCAAGGCCATCATCATCGATATCCGCACGCATGACGAGTTCGACAATGGCCACTTGCTCGGGTCGAACAATGTCGATTCGGGCCATGCGTACACGGTTCCCAAGACCTGGCCGGACGCTGAGACCGAGATCTGGGTTCTCTGCCGCACCAAGCACCGCGCGACGTACTTCGGTTCCTTCCTGTATCGCTATGGCTACAAGAACGTCTTCGTCGTGGACGGCGGGATCGCCGCCTGGGCGGAGAAGGGATACCCCCTCGTCAGCGAGTACCTCGGCGAGATCAAGGTCATCAAGTACAACAAGCAGCTCAAGGAAGAATACCAGGTTCGTCAGGGACACTGA
- the lexA gene encoding transcriptional repressor LexA — protein sequence MAKGLTKRQEEILDFIVERVRDEGFPPTLKEMAERFGLASPNAARDHVLALERKGFLKRTGEKSRALSVVPSLRAAAAATAPRGWPLVGVVPAGSPVLAEENFEGYVDLNELFGGGEGTFLLRVRGESMIGAGINDGDIVVVRNQERVASGDIGVAVVGGEATVKRLFHEDGTWRLQPENPAMDPIRVWEGDPEFRVAGKVIGVVRRF from the coding sequence ATGGCCAAGGGACTGACGAAGCGACAGGAGGAGATACTCGATTTCATCGTGGAGCGCGTCCGCGACGAGGGGTTCCCGCCGACGCTCAAGGAGATGGCGGAGCGCTTCGGCCTCGCCTCGCCGAACGCGGCGCGCGATCACGTCCTCGCGCTCGAGCGCAAGGGGTTCCTCAAGCGCACTGGCGAGAAGTCCCGGGCGCTCAGCGTCGTCCCCTCGCTGCGCGCGGCCGCGGCCGCGACGGCGCCGCGGGGCTGGCCGCTCGTCGGGGTGGTCCCCGCCGGCTCCCCGGTCCTCGCCGAGGAGAACTTCGAGGGCTACGTCGACCTCAACGAACTCTTCGGCGGGGGCGAGGGCACGTTCCTGCTGCGCGTGCGCGGCGAGAGCATGATCGGCGCGGGCATCAACGACGGTGACATCGTCGTCGTGCGCAACCAGGAACGGGTGGCCTCCGGCGACATCGGCGTCGCGGTCGTCGGCGGCGAGGCGACCGTGAAGCGCCTCTTCCACGAAGACGGGACGTGGCGGCTGCAGCCGGAGAATCCGGCGATGGACCCGATCCGGGTCTGGGAGGGCGACCCGGAATTCCGGGTCGCCGGCAAGGTCATCGGCGTCGTCCGACGCTTCTAG